The following are encoded in a window of Strix aluco isolate bStrAlu1 chromosome 15, bStrAlu1.hap1, whole genome shotgun sequence genomic DNA:
- the GPRC5B gene encoding G-protein coupled receptor family C group 5 member B isoform X3 has product MYRKMKTYPAIGFFLLFVISYGSSENSSTSRGCGLDLLPQYVYLCDLDAIWGIVVEAVAGAGVLTTLLLMLILLVRLPFIKDKEKKSPLGMHFLFLFGTLGLFGLTFAFIIQEDEMVCSTRRFLWGVIFALCFSCLLAQAWRLRRLVRHGKSPSGWHLAGVAICLMLVQVIIATEWLILTIVRDNKLACSYEPMDFAMALIYVMFLMVFTMGFSLFTLCGKFKKWKKNGVCLIITLFFSILIWVAWLTMYLFGNAELKRRDKWSDPTLAIALVSSGWVFVIFHAIPEVHCTILPSQQENTPNYFDTSQPRMRETAFEEDIQLPRSYMENKAFSMDEHNAALRTAGFRNGSLGSRPSAPFRSNVYQPTEMAVVLNGGTM; this is encoded by the exons ATGT acagaaaaatgaaaacctaCCCAGCCAttggtttcttcctcctcttcgtGATCAGCTATGGCTCTTCTGAAAACTCAAGTACATCTAGAGGGTGCGGACTGGATCTTCTCCCTCAGTACGTTTACCTGTGTGACCTGGATGCCATTTGGGGCATAGTTGTGGAGGCAGTTGCGGGGGCAGGTGTGCTGACCACGTTACTGCTGATGCTGATTTTGCTGGTGAGGCTGCCCTTCATCAAGGACAAAGAGAAGAAGAGTCCCCTGGGAATgcacttcctctttctttttgggACTCTCGGGCTGTTTGGGCTGACGTTTGCTTTCATCATACAAGAAGATGAAATGGTGTGCTCTACCCGAAGATTTCTATGGGGAGTTATCTTTGCTTTGTGCTTCTCGTGCTTGCTAGCTCAAGCCTGGAGACTTCGTAGACTAGTTCGACATGGGAAGAGTCCATCTGGCTGGCATCTAGCTGGTGTGGCAATCTGCCTGATGCTCGTTCAGGTCATTATTGCAACCGAGTGGTTAATACTGACAATTGTCAGAGATAACAAGTTGGCCTGCAGCTATGAACCAATGGATTTTGCTATGGCTTTGATTTATGTTATGTTCCTGATGGTATTTACCATGGGATTTTCTCTTTTCACTCTCTGTGGAAAGttcaagaaatggaagaaaaatggagTATGCCTCattataacactttttttttccattctgatttGGGTAGCCTGGCTGACTATGTACCTCTTTGGTAATGCTGAGCTAAAGAGAAGAGACAAATGGAGTGATCCTACTCTTGCTATTGCACTGGTGTCCAGTGGTTGggtgtttgttatttttcatgCCATCCCAGAGGTCCACTGTACCATCCTTCCATCACAGCAGGAAAACACTCCCAATTATTTTGATACTTCACAGCCAAGGATGCGTGAAACTGCTTTTGAGGAAGATATACAGCTTCCTCGGAGCTACATGGAAAATAAAGCCTTTTCAATGGATGAACATAATGCAG CGCTAAGAACGGCAGGATTTCGAAACGGCAGTTTGGGAAGCCGACCTAGTGCTCCTTTTAGAAGCAATGTTTATCAGCCAACTGAGATGGCAGTTGTGCTAAATGGTGGGACT
- the GPRC5B gene encoding G-protein coupled receptor family C group 5 member B isoform X1, with the protein MYRKMKTYPAIGFFLLFVISYGSSENSSTSRGCGLDLLPQYVYLCDLDAIWGIVVEAVAGAGVLTTLLLMLILLVRLPFIKDKEKKSPLGMHFLFLFGTLGLFGLTFAFIIQEDEMVCSTRRFLWGVIFALCFSCLLAQAWRLRRLVRHGKSPSGWHLAGVAICLMLVQVIIATEWLILTIVRDNKLACSYEPMDFAMALIYVMFLMVFTMGFSLFTLCGKFKKWKKNGVCLIITLFFSILIWVAWLTMYLFGNAELKRRDKWSDPTLAIALVSSGWVFVIFHAIPEVHCTILPSQQENTPNYFDTSQPRMRETAFEEDIQLPRSYMENKAFSMDEHNAALRTAGFRNGSLGSRPSAPFRSNVYQPTEMAVVLNGGTIPTAPPSYTGRHLW; encoded by the exons ATGT acagaaaaatgaaaacctaCCCAGCCAttggtttcttcctcctcttcgtGATCAGCTATGGCTCTTCTGAAAACTCAAGTACATCTAGAGGGTGCGGACTGGATCTTCTCCCTCAGTACGTTTACCTGTGTGACCTGGATGCCATTTGGGGCATAGTTGTGGAGGCAGTTGCGGGGGCAGGTGTGCTGACCACGTTACTGCTGATGCTGATTTTGCTGGTGAGGCTGCCCTTCATCAAGGACAAAGAGAAGAAGAGTCCCCTGGGAATgcacttcctctttctttttgggACTCTCGGGCTGTTTGGGCTGACGTTTGCTTTCATCATACAAGAAGATGAAATGGTGTGCTCTACCCGAAGATTTCTATGGGGAGTTATCTTTGCTTTGTGCTTCTCGTGCTTGCTAGCTCAAGCCTGGAGACTTCGTAGACTAGTTCGACATGGGAAGAGTCCATCTGGCTGGCATCTAGCTGGTGTGGCAATCTGCCTGATGCTCGTTCAGGTCATTATTGCAACCGAGTGGTTAATACTGACAATTGTCAGAGATAACAAGTTGGCCTGCAGCTATGAACCAATGGATTTTGCTATGGCTTTGATTTATGTTATGTTCCTGATGGTATTTACCATGGGATTTTCTCTTTTCACTCTCTGTGGAAAGttcaagaaatggaagaaaaatggagTATGCCTCattataacactttttttttccattctgatttGGGTAGCCTGGCTGACTATGTACCTCTTTGGTAATGCTGAGCTAAAGAGAAGAGACAAATGGAGTGATCCTACTCTTGCTATTGCACTGGTGTCCAGTGGTTGggtgtttgttatttttcatgCCATCCCAGAGGTCCACTGTACCATCCTTCCATCACAGCAGGAAAACACTCCCAATTATTTTGATACTTCACAGCCAAGGATGCGTGAAACTGCTTTTGAGGAAGATATACAGCTTCCTCGGAGCTACATGGAAAATAAAGCCTTTTCAATGGATGAACATAATGCAG CGCTAAGAACGGCAGGATTTCGAAACGGCAGTTTGGGAAGCCGACCTAGTGCTCCTTTTAGAAGCAATGTTTATCAGCCAACTGAGATGGCAGTTGTGCTAAATGGTGGGACT
- the GPRC5B gene encoding G-protein coupled receptor family C group 5 member B isoform X2 — MKTYPAIGFFLLFVISYGSSENSSTSRGCGLDLLPQYVYLCDLDAIWGIVVEAVAGAGVLTTLLLMLILLVRLPFIKDKEKKSPLGMHFLFLFGTLGLFGLTFAFIIQEDEMVCSTRRFLWGVIFALCFSCLLAQAWRLRRLVRHGKSPSGWHLAGVAICLMLVQVIIATEWLILTIVRDNKLACSYEPMDFAMALIYVMFLMVFTMGFSLFTLCGKFKKWKKNGVCLIITLFFSILIWVAWLTMYLFGNAELKRRDKWSDPTLAIALVSSGWVFVIFHAIPEVHCTILPSQQENTPNYFDTSQPRMRETAFEEDIQLPRSYMENKAFSMDEHNAALRTAGFRNGSLGSRPSAPFRSNVYQPTEMAVVLNGGTIPTAPPSYTGRHLW; from the exons atgaaaacctaCCCAGCCAttggtttcttcctcctcttcgtGATCAGCTATGGCTCTTCTGAAAACTCAAGTACATCTAGAGGGTGCGGACTGGATCTTCTCCCTCAGTACGTTTACCTGTGTGACCTGGATGCCATTTGGGGCATAGTTGTGGAGGCAGTTGCGGGGGCAGGTGTGCTGACCACGTTACTGCTGATGCTGATTTTGCTGGTGAGGCTGCCCTTCATCAAGGACAAAGAGAAGAAGAGTCCCCTGGGAATgcacttcctctttctttttgggACTCTCGGGCTGTTTGGGCTGACGTTTGCTTTCATCATACAAGAAGATGAAATGGTGTGCTCTACCCGAAGATTTCTATGGGGAGTTATCTTTGCTTTGTGCTTCTCGTGCTTGCTAGCTCAAGCCTGGAGACTTCGTAGACTAGTTCGACATGGGAAGAGTCCATCTGGCTGGCATCTAGCTGGTGTGGCAATCTGCCTGATGCTCGTTCAGGTCATTATTGCAACCGAGTGGTTAATACTGACAATTGTCAGAGATAACAAGTTGGCCTGCAGCTATGAACCAATGGATTTTGCTATGGCTTTGATTTATGTTATGTTCCTGATGGTATTTACCATGGGATTTTCTCTTTTCACTCTCTGTGGAAAGttcaagaaatggaagaaaaatggagTATGCCTCattataacactttttttttccattctgatttGGGTAGCCTGGCTGACTATGTACCTCTTTGGTAATGCTGAGCTAAAGAGAAGAGACAAATGGAGTGATCCTACTCTTGCTATTGCACTGGTGTCCAGTGGTTGggtgtttgttatttttcatgCCATCCCAGAGGTCCACTGTACCATCCTTCCATCACAGCAGGAAAACACTCCCAATTATTTTGATACTTCACAGCCAAGGATGCGTGAAACTGCTTTTGAGGAAGATATACAGCTTCCTCGGAGCTACATGGAAAATAAAGCCTTTTCAATGGATGAACATAATGCAG CGCTAAGAACGGCAGGATTTCGAAACGGCAGTTTGGGAAGCCGACCTAGTGCTCCTTTTAGAAGCAATGTTTATCAGCCAACTGAGATGGCAGTTGTGCTAAATGGTGGGACT